In Rutidosis leptorrhynchoides isolate AG116_Rl617_1_P2 chromosome 2, CSIRO_AGI_Rlap_v1, whole genome shotgun sequence, one genomic interval encodes:
- the LOC139890147 gene encoding uncharacterized protein, protein MSAALRQLAYGYTPDALDEYLQMSERVAQESLHNFCRCIIDLYANVYLRELTLLDIHRLYEGHERIHGFSGMLGSIDCMHWAWAKYPVAWRGQYMRGDHSHPTIMLEVVASYDNWIWHAYFGIAGSNNDINVLNTSDLFNSMLNEEMPNVPYQINGVHYSRGYYLADGIYPTWVAFVKGFSSAVDEKRTYFTKKQASARKDVERMFGILQGRWHIL, encoded by the coding sequence ATGTCAGCCGCGCTACGTCAGCTAGCATACGGTTATACACCGGATGCGTTGGATGAGTATCTTCAAATGTCTGAACGAGTTGCTCAGGAATCTCTACACAACTTTTGTAGGTGTATCATTGATTTGTATGCTAACGTGTACCTAAGAGAGCTTACTTTGCTTGACATTCACCGTTTGTATGAAGGTCATGAAAGGATTCATGGTTTTTCGGGCATGTTGGGTAGTATAGATTGTATGCACTGGGCATGGGCAAAATATCCAGTTGCATGGAGAGGACAGTATATGCGAGGTGATCACAGTCACCCAACTATTATGCTTGAAGTGGTCGCCTCGTATGATAATTGGATTTGGCATGCGTATTTTGGTATTGCGGGTTCAAACAACGATATTAATGTGCTAAACACTAGTGATTTATTCAACTCAATGCTTAATGAGGAAATGCCTAACGTTCCTTATCAAATAAACGGGGTTCATTATAGCAGGGGGTATTATTTAGCTGACGGTATTTACCCAACTTGGGTGGCATTTGTTAAGGGATTTTCAAGTGCCGTTGACGAAAAACGTACTTACTTTACAAAGAAACAAGCGAGCGCTCGCAAAGATGTTGAAAGAATGTTTGGGATCCTACAAGGTCGTTGGCATATTCTTTAG